The genomic window TCATCCAAAAATCAGCATCATTGTCTTCCAATGAGAAGATATCAGATTGGAGTTTGTTTAAATATTCTTCAAAATTTAAGAAACCTGCGTGGTATAAAAAATATGCATCGTAAAAACTTGTAAAACCTTCAGCAATCCAAAGTTCCCGTGTTAAATTTGGGTTTTGGTAATCAAATGGACCAAGAGCTATAGGACGAATGCGTTTGATATTCCAAAGGTGAAAATATTCGTGGGATAAAAGTTCTAATAATCGTTTGTATTCCTCGTCATCATGAATGAGTTCAGGATTGAAATAATTGATGCTGGAGGCTTTGTGTTCTAATCCACCATAAGCAGGTAAACTTAAATTCAAAACAAATAAGTAATACTGATTGGGGCTTTCTTGCATCCATTGGATTTGTTTTTCAGTGATTTTTTGTAAATCGTTAGAGAGTTTTGTTTTGAAGTCGAATGAAACATCTCCTTCAATCAATAATTCATGTTTGGTGGTGCCAGCAGTAAAAAATACTGAGTTTTTTTTGCTGAGATGGAATGGTGAATCAAATAGTTCATCAAAATGATTGGAATAAAATTTATGAAAATTATTTTCGTCTCTTGGCAAACTTGTGTAAATGTTTGGAAAAATTTCGGATACTTTAAACTCCACAGTGGTCGGTGTATCCAATCTACCTTCTGGGTATAAAAAGAGGGCAGGTGGGTTAATGAATCCAAACTCAGTTTCTAAGTAATTGGTTCTGACAGTAAAATCTTCAAATGCATAAATGATATAAGTGATTTCAAATTTTGGAGGGAGGTTGTTTAATTTCCAGCGGTGTAAGTCCACCATTTCCCAAGAAACAGGTTCCTGATTAGCAGAGTTTATGGCTTCAAATTTATGTAAATGGGTAACATAGTCGCGGATCATGTAGGACCCAGGAGTCCAATTTGGCAAACAAAAACAAATTTGATTTTGATTGGTTTCAACCGTCAATCGCACTTGGTAATAGTGTTTGTATAAATCAAATACACTCACTTCAAAATGTAATTGGAGTGATGGCTTAGACTCTATTTCCGAGGAGATTGTTTTCCCTTCTAACTCTTTTCCCATAGTACACTATCTTGTTTTATTTTAGTTTTAATCAAATGTTTTCTTGACCAAAAATCTGAAGAGTACTAGAAAAGGCTTAGCTAAGGTATAAGCAAAGGAGGTGGTCCATTTGGATAGTAGTTGTTACAACAAAAGATTTTTGACCCGCGAGGTGGCTGGGCAATAACGCCTGTGCTTTGTTGCAAAACCGACCAGACACAGTCTTTCCAAGTTCCGAATGGGTGGTCTCCTTCGGGCTATTTGCAGTCGCTTGGAAAGCACTTCTTCCTTAGACTTCTTTTTCAATCCGAAAGGTTTTTAATAACTCATCCAAAGTATTTATCACCTGTTCCAGTCTTTCTGCATTTTCTGCCATAGAAGAAGATTGGTCTGATAATACTTGAGAACCATTTGAAATATTGATTGTCATATTGGCCAATTCGTTTGTGGCCCTTTGTTGTTCTTCTGTTGAAAGTTGGATGGACTTAACTTGTTCTGTGATTTCAACCACTTCTGTGTAAATACTTTCCGTGCGAGAACTTTGGTCTTCGATGAGGGGACCAATTTCATTGGAAGAGATGAAGATGAGTGAAACCTCATCCGTGATTTTTTTTAATACTTCCACTAATCGTTCTACTTGTTGGTTCCCACGTTCAATTGAGTCCAATGCTTCTTGGGAGAGAGTATTGATTTGTGATACTGATTCTGCAGATTGACTTGCTAATTTTGTGATTTCTTCTGCAACCACAGCAAATCCTTTCCCTGATTCACCTGCTCTTGCAGCTTCGATGGCAGCATTTAATGCAAGTAAACCAGTGCGTTTTGCAATATCGGAGATTACATTGGAAAAAGCAGTGATGGTTTTGGATTTTTCTTGGATTTCTCTGATTGCAAGAGATGTTTCCTTTGCCATGGAACGACCTTCTTCTGCATTTTGATTGGCTCGAACGGAAATCTCTCCAAACGTATTCACTTTTTCTAATATTTTTTTCATTAGGTTTTGAATGTCACCTAACGATTGGTGAATGGTTTCTGTGTTTTCAACTGCACTCAATACATTGCTGTGAATTGTTTCCGAAGATGCATTTAATTCTTCAACGGTGGCACTTGCTTCTTCGGAAGAGGCTGCTTGGTTTTGTGCTAAATCAGTCAGTTCCGTTATTGTAGTTTGAATTTTTTCAGTTGTTTCGCTAATTTTACCAGATGATTTTTGGGCAATCAGAATCAGTTTGCGCAAGTGTTCAATCATTTGGTTTAAAGTAACCATGATGCTACCCAATTCATCCATCTGATCGATTTGGATGAGGTGCCTTAAGTCCCCTGAAGCTACTTTTGTGGTAGATGAATTGATGGATTGGATACGACGATCAACCAACCTTTGGAAACTAAAGTAAATTGATAAAATAGAAAGAGTTACTCCTAAGATTCCAAGTCCAATGGTCACAAAGATAATCGAATTCAGTGTGGATTGGATTTGGGATTTTGGTACGGAGATACGGGCAAACCATGGATCGTTTTTTTCGATGATGGATATGGGAACTGCCACATGGAAGTAATCATTAAATTCGTAGATGTTTGTGTTTTTGTTTTTGATTCGATCATAAAAATAGGGATCTGCTGCTGATCGAAAATCCAATCCTTCCGAAAGGTGGGTAAAACCATCATATAAAACCAAATGATTGTCTGAGATCAGTGTGATTTTACCTTCACCATCTGAAAATTTCAGTGAATCTAAGTATGATTTAATTGTTGTTAGGCTAATATCAATCCCTGCAATCCCTATGAATTTCCCATTACGTAAAATGGGCTCCATAATTGATACAATGAACATGTCGGTTTTTCCAACCTTATAGATATAAGGTGATGTGATGCTGGTTTGTAAGGTAGTTTTTGGTTTTTGGTAAAATTCTCCCTGGATGGGATCATCCATATTCTTTAATGGTTCTGAGAATAGTTTATCTCCATCTCGGAAGATATAAGGGATGAATCTACCAGTTCCATCATGGTCTTTTGTGTTTTTATAAAAAGAATCTTTCCCATCAAATGCATTGGGTTCAAATCCACAATACGCCGCAAAAGCAATATCGTTTTCTTTGTTTAATGACTTAAGATAATTGATTGCATCTGCCCTAGAAATGATATTCCCATTTTCGTAGGATTTACGAAACGCGAATGTTTTTTTCATGGGTGACTTGAGAGTGTTCGAAATATCACTTGTGACTTTTGAAGAAATGTATTTTGTATCTTCTTCTAAATTATGTTGTAGAGTTGATCGAACAACCATCGAAAGGACAATCATTATCCCTGCAATGATGAGAGAGATGACAGCTAGCGATATCAGTATGATTTTCTTTTTGATCGACATAGAGTACCTACAATCAGGTGACGTTTAAAAATAGTATTGGGATATGTTTACTCAACTCATTTCTAAAGATGAGGGAAGTTTTTCTGGGTAGGTACTAACACCTAGTCCATTCCCATCAGGATCTTGGAAATACAACGTAAAATCTGTGCGTGAGACGATGGTGATGGATTCCAAAAATTCTTTCCATTCCGCTTCCTTCGAAGTCTCCAAAGCAAATACTAGGTTTTTGGGAGATTCCCGTTTTCCATCTTCCAACATCAATAGAATGGAACCAAATTGGATCCAGACTGAACGAATCGATCCAAATTCATAAAAATGTTCCTTTATGAGGATAGAACCAGGAATCTTCAGGTAAAAGGCCGCCAAATGGCTTGGATTGGTTGTTCCTATGGCAATATGATGGATCATTTTTTTGTTTTCAAATCCCTTTGTAAAAAAGAAACTATCAGGAAATCTATTTCATCGGAGTTTTTCATGAAAAAATCTCTTATCCTTGCGCTCGCTCTCGGGCTATTTTTGGCGAATTGTAAATCCAAAGTGTATACCCAAGAAGAGTGTGAATCTGCGCTTGCAAGTACTTTCACTCAAATTGAGGAAGAAGCTAAAAAGAACCCAGCAGCAGCTCCCGTTCTTGCAGGTTTACAACAAGGCAAACAAAAAATGATCGACCAATGTATGGAAGGAAAATTTGATCCAAACTGCTTAAAAAATGCTCCAGGAATCGCTGGCATTATGGGCTGTGTAAAAAAATAATTCACTATCATTACCGGGAGTTTCGATTCCCGGTTCCTTATTTTTCCTCTAATACTTCAAACCCTTTCTTCTCCGTATAACAACCGTGAGTCCGATATGGACCATCTTCAAAAAAACGAATTTGTTGTGCGTAACGTTTCCCTTCCCACAAACATCGTTTACAAACAAAAGGCATAATGGCCCAATCCTCACATTCTTCTGGACGAAACGTTGGGAAAACACGTAACAATGGTTTGGATAATTCCTCATTTTGATCGGAAAAAATGGAAACACTTCCCAATAGAAAAATCAAAAAAACCAAATACCGGATCATCCATTTAAACTATCGGGATTTTCACACATTTCCAGGATGGATTTGTGAAAGAAAATACAAATGTAGAATGGAAAGGGGTGGCGTTTGTTTTAACTGGAGCCTTACTTTTTAGCGCGAAAGCGGTGGTTGTGAAATTGACCTATCGTTATGAAATTTCTGCCATTGGATCATTATTTTTTCGGATGTTATTTGCCTTCCCATTCCTTTTGTGGATGGCATGGTCAGCAGAAAAAGAAACCGATAAACCTTCCTTAACAAAAAAAGACTATTGGAATGTACTCCTTATGGGAGTGGTAGGATACTATCTTGCTAGTTTGTTTGACTTTGTTGGACTCAAATTCATTAGCGCTGGACTTGAACGAATTATTTTATTCATTTATCCAACTCTCGTTGTCATTTTATCTTTTTTGTTTTTAAAAAAGAAAATTCACATAAGGGAAATTTTTTCACTCATTCTTACTTACACAGGTGTATCATTGGCATTTGGTCAAGATGTACAATTGGGATCACCGAAGGATGTCAGTTTAGGTGCCTTTTTTATCTTACTTTCTGCGTTAACCTATGCAATTTATCTCATGGGGAGCGGATCCATTATACCTAAGTTAGGTGCAAAAAGATTTACAGCATGGGCACTTATCATTTCTTCCATCGTAGTGTTCCTTCATTTTTTGATATTTGGAAGTTATAAAGAACTCATCCAACCGATCTCATTTTATCTATTGGCTTTTTTTATGGGAACTGTGAACACCGTTGTTCCGGCTGTTTTAGTATCAGAAGGGATCAAACGTGTTGGAAGTAAAACAGCAGCAATTGTTGGATCAATTGGACCAATGTCGACTTTATTTTTAGCATATTGGTTATTGGATGAGCCCATCACCATCCTACATAGTATTGGAACATTGTTTGTTCTTACAGGTGTTTTTTGGATTAGTACGGGAAAAAAACCAAAAGAAGTCTCAGTTTGAGAGAGAAAATTACTTTCCAATTGTTGATTCAGAGTAGAGAATAAAGGATCTATATGAAATTTAGAATCGTTTTCCTTTCCACAGTTTTGGTCACCTTGTTTGCACAAACGGAACTATCTGCCCAATTTACCTGCGAAGGATCAGCTTGTAGTTTTTTACCTTCACAACTCACAGAAACAGGAAATGCCACACTTAAAAAATTCGAGAAAGGGTATCTCGACGAAGTATTAAAAACAAATTTAGAAGCAGGATTTTTGGCCAATGTAGGAGCAAGTAACATTGGAACAGGTACGGTCCGACGTATCCAAATTGGTGTGAGTGCATCTGCCGCTGGTTATAAAAAAGACGACATCCAAATCCAAGATGATTTAATCAAATACCCAAAACTTCCGAATGTCGGTGGAGCTGTCATCCCTTCCTTTCATTTGGACATTAACCCTGGATGGTTATTCGGAACTGATGATGGTAGTTTTCTTCGACGATTTGGAATTTTTTTACATGGAATGAATGTAGCGGTGACTCAAGACCAACTCCAAGCTGCATCGAATAACAAGAATTATGAGGGAAGAATCGCCGTACGTTCGTATGGTGGAATGCTTCGTTACCAACTGGTAGAAAAAGAAGGATTTTTAATGAACCTCATCACTTGGAATGGGATCAATGTCGGAGTGGGCCATCATGTGATGGAACAAAACATGAGTCTCAGTTATTTGGAGGGGAAAGCGGCACAAATTGAATTCCAAGGTGTAAAGGGAAAATGGGGAGGTGACACCAATTTTCTGTTTAACACAAAGGTCCAAACAACCAACGTAGACTTACGAACTGGGATTGGACTCTTTTGGGTAGCAAACCTGATCGTTGGGGGTGGTTACAGTTGGAATTCAGGTCATAACTCTGCTTCTCTCTCTCGTAGAGGCCCTTTCATCATTTCAGCCAACCAATCCTTACCGCTTGAACTTCCTAGAGAATACCAGGCTGTCCTTGACCAACAACTCCTTGCCCAAAATCCGAATGCTACTCTTGGTTTTCGTGCCAGTGGAGAATCCAATACGAAACGAGGGATCGGTTATGGGATCGTCGGTTTGGAATTGGACTTGTTCATGCTAAAGGTGATCGCCGAGGGATTGTATGGAGGTAAAGACCTCTACTCAGCAAATTTAGGTCTCAAACTCTCTTTTTAGAAAACTTCGGGGAAATCCATAAAACCTTGCCGTACTTCGTATCAAATTTACGATATGCAAAGGTCTAAGTTTCAATGAATTTGTATAAACGTTACACACGTTCCTTCATCATGGCTTCCCAAGTGTTTTCCTTGGGAGTAGTGGTTCCAATTGGGATTGCTCTCATCTTATTTTATGTCGATTTAAGTTCCACTCAGATTAAGACCTTTTTAGGGGCAACGGTAATCGCAGCTCTCATCACGTTACTGCTTCCTAGTTTGATTTTCCCAAAAAAACTCAAGTTCATCAAAGAGGGTTTATTGGAATTAGAGTCCCAGTCGGAAAAAAACCCAGAAACGTATACAAAAGTATGGGATACCATTGCCAGAATGCCAGTGATTGGAGCAACTGTTGGTGCCTCCCAATGGGCATTGGCAATTCCGATTGTTCTCATTCCGGTCTTATCCTTATCTGAAACAAGTAAATCAGATGGATTTTACATTATTTGTAGTTTGATTCTCACTGCACTTCTCAATATCATCATCTCGTTTGTATTTTTAGAGAAAGCATCTCACATTGTACTCGATGACGATATTTTCCAGTCAGAACTCAATGATCGAATCACTCCATATTATCGTAATTTAAGAAATACAGTACCAGTTATGTTTTCCTTTATGGTAATGGTACTCTCCATTTTTCTTTTGATATATTCATTTAATGTGAATGCAAAGGCATTGGAGAAAGCATTTTCAAACCAATTGTACAATTTTAATCAAAGTAATGAAGCAGGGATTAATGTTTATTTTGAAGCAGTTGAAAATACATTAAAAGACGTGGCTTCTTTGACTTCCGTTAAACAGGCGCTAGAAACACGAAATTATAAATTAGCGGTGCCTGCTTTGGAAAAAGCTTACGGTGATACTCAATTACTCCTTGAAAATGCTTTTATAGCGTCCTTTGAGGAAGGCATTCCAATCGTTGCATCTGGACTTCCAGGCGGAGCAAGTGTTGGATACAAACTTGTTGCCAATCCTGAGGTTTCCGAAAATATCAAAGCCTCCAAAGAAGGTAAGTCACATGTTGGGGTTGCCGTTAAATCACCATTTAACGGTCAGATTGTGATCATGATCACAACACCTGTAAAAAATACAAATGGAACTGTGGTTGGATTTGTTGGAATGCCTTTTTTAGTTGGGAAGGCAATGGAATCATTCCTTAAAAATGTAAAAATTGGTTCCACTGGTTATTCGTTTTTACTCGATCGAGAATCCACGATGGTTTACCATCCCAATCCAAAATATTTAATGAATAGTTTTAAAGGATCTGAATTTGAAAAACTTGCTCTGAACGCTGGTGAAACGGATTCCTTTCGTAACCCTTGGGAAGGTTCAACATTCTTACTCCGAAGAAAAGTTAGTACAAAGTATGGAATTCAGTTTTTTTCTACCATAGATCTTAAGGAAATTGAAGTAGAAAGTTTGTCCTCTTTACGAGGATTAACAGTCATTAGTTTGATTGGATCCATTGTCATTGCACTTTCCATTTATATGTTGTTTTCTGCAAGGTTTCATCCAATGAAAACGATTGGAAAGGTTTTACAAAATGTAGAAGTGGGAGATTTGCGAACTAAAGTAAAGTTGGAATCTTCCGATGAATTTGCTCGCCTTTCTCGAGGACTAAATGCAACACTCAAACAAATTGTAGAAGTTGTTGGTTCCAACCAAGCATTCTCTGAAGATTTGGCTTCCTCCGCGGAACAAATGTCAGCATCACTAAATATGTTGTCATCGAATGCACAAACACAAGCTGCTTCCGCTGAAGAAATCTCTGCTTCCATTGAAGAAATTTCTGCTGCAGTCCAAAATGTAGATGCCCAAGCAGAAGACCAATTTCGCAAAGTTGATTTTTTGAAATCAAAAATGGCGGAACTTTCGAGTCTCATTGAAGCAACTGGAAAACAAGTTGGAAAGGCTTCACAGGATGTGAACCAAATTTCCGAGGAAGCAAAATTAGGACAATCATCGCTTGATTCGATGAGGAATTCCATCTCAAAAATCAGTAATAGTTCGGAAGAAATTGGAAGTGTGATTGAAATCATCAATAATATCTCGGAACAAATCAACTTACTCGCGTTAAACGCTGCCATTGAAGCAGCAAGAGCTGGTGTCTATGGTCGTGGGTTTGCCGTGGTGGCAGATGAGATTGGAAAACTCGCCGAAAAAACTGCCATTTCGATCAATGACATTGGCGAACTCATCCAAGCAAACGAGAAGGAAATTGAAAGTGGTCGAGACACGATTGAAACCACCATCTCTCTCATCCAAAGGATCATCCAAGGTGTGAGTTCCTTTGATGACATGACAGACACGATCGAAAAAAGCACCAAAGAACAGCTCATCATCAATCAGAAGGTAGGGGAAGAGGTGGATAAGGTGAACCAAATCAGCCAGGCGATCCGACTCTCCATGGAAGAGCAAAAAAATGCAATTGGAGAGGTTGCCCAAGCTATTTTCAGCATCAATGACCTCACCCAAGGGACTGCCGCGGGCCTTGAAGAAATGACTGCGACTGCCAATGGGATCGCAAACTTAGCGGAAACCCTAAAAAGAAAGATCAACTTCTTTAAAATTTCTTAGATTCCAACCGAGCAGTGTTCCCATTTTTGGAAACATTGCTTTTTTTGGTTGCCTTGGATCTACATATCAAGATTTCTTGATATGTAGATATCTTAGAAATGACAACAGAAACCCTTCCATCCTTCCGCAGTGCCGCGCAAATCCTAGCTGCCACCAAAGCCATTTCTGATGAAACCAGAATCAGGATCCTCCATATCTTAAGTTTTGGGGCATTTTCCGTGAATGAAGTGGTGGAAATTTTGGGTATGGGCCAATCACGAATCTCCCGCCATTTAAAAATCCTAACAGAAGCTGGGTTAGTTGGTTCGAGGCGTGAAGGCAGTTTGGTGTACAGCTTTTTACCGGATGAAGAGGGATTTGGATTTAAATTTCCCTTAGAGCTCACCAAATTATTGTTATCTTATAAAGAAGAACTTCCCTCAAGAGAAAAGGACCAAAAAATGGTTCATCAAATATTAGAAGCTCGTGAGAAAAAATCGAAATCATTTTTTGATGGAGTTGCTGAGAGTTGGGAAAAATTACAGGAAGAGACCTTACACCCAAAACTTTATCGTTCATGGATTTTACAAGAGTTACCACTTTGCGAAAACATTGTCGACTTGGGATGTGGTCCAGGGGGCCTTATTCCTTTTTTACTGAATAAAGCAAAACATGTTACGGGAGTTGATAACTCATCCCGAATGATTGAAAACGCATCCATCCATTTTGCAAAAAATCCAAGTGTGAGTCTAATCCAAACACCTATGGAACATTTGCCACTGTCATCTAACTCCTGTGATGCGGTAGTAGCTTCTATGGTTATGCATCATATTTCTCATCCACCTACAGTTTTAGAAGAGATTGTTCGAGTTTTAAAACCTGGTGGTGTTTTGTGTATTGTCGATCTAGAGAAACACAATGCGGAATACATGAGAGATAATTTTGCGGATTTATGGCTTGGGTTTGAACCAGAATTATTTGAATCATGGTTATCAAATGCAGGTTTCAAAGTCGAATCCATTGGAGAAATCCAAACAGAATCAAGTTTTAAAATTTTAACAATCAAAGCAACAAAGGAATAAGGAAACAAAATGTCCACAGCAACTGAAACAAAATCGGAACGATTGCCATATAAAGTGAAGGATATCTCTCTTGCAGAATGGGGAAGAGAAGAAATCATTTTGGCAGAAAAAGAAATGCCAGGTCTTATGGCTCTTCGTAAAGAATTCGGAACTTCTAAACCACTTAAAGGTGCAAGAATTTGCGGATCTCTTCACATGACAATCCAAACAGCGGTTCTTATTGAAACCTTAGCTGCATTAGGTGCTGACATTCGTTGGTCCTCTTGTAACATTTTTTCAACACAAGACCATGCAGCAGCCGCAATTGCAAAAGCAGGAATCCCTGTATTTGCATGGAAAGGTGAAACAGAAGAAGAATACTGGTGGTGTATTGAACAAACGCTATTTTTTGATGGTGGAAAAGGTCCAAACATGATCCTAGATGATGGACATGACCTCACACATTTCATCCATGAAAAATACCCACAACTACTTGCAGACATCAAAGGTGTTTCTGAAGAAACAACTACAGGTGTGATTGCACTTCATAAAAAACTAAAAGCGGGTACTTTGAAAATCCCTGCAATCAACGTAAACGACTCTGTAACAAAATCAAAGTTTGATAACCTTTATGGTTGCCGTGAGTCACTTGCTGATGGAATCAAACGTGCCACTGACGTGATGCTTGCTGGA from Leptospira paudalimensis includes these protein-coding regions:
- a CDS encoding M61 family metallopeptidase, which codes for MGKELEGKTISSEIESKPSLQLHFEVSVFDLYKHYYQVRLTVETNQNQICFCLPNWTPGSYMIRDYVTHLHKFEAINSANQEPVSWEMVDLHRWKLNNLPPKFEITYIIYAFEDFTVRTNYLETEFGFINPPALFLYPEGRLDTPTTVEFKVSEIFPNIYTSLPRDENNFHKFYSNHFDELFDSPFHLSKKNSVFFTAGTTKHELLIEGDVSFDFKTKLSNDLQKITEKQIQWMQESPNQYYLFVLNLSLPAYGGLEHKASSINYFNPELIHDDEEYKRLLELLSHEYFHLWNIKRIRPIALGPFDYQNPNLTRELWIAEGFTSFYDAYFLYHAGFLNFEEYLNKLQSDIFSLEDNDADFWMSLEESSFTAWTKYYKRNGNSHNITVSYYTKGGVLALCMNLFLLQESKEKKTIRHVFHKLNEVFVKEKQRGFTKQEFFDITKEVTGVDLKLEFNEYLESPKPIPVDVYLDHIGIHRIQTDLVGDTGFKTKEKNGNLYVQKILHKSNHESIDLMLDDEILAINGKRASNSILQKLEKNLRPGEKFHLILSRAGKIKETMVTASGFYKTRKFVVSEDCSAEKKEFREYFLRNIV
- a CDS encoding methyl-accepting chemotaxis protein → MSIKKKIILISLAVISLIIAGIMIVLSMVVRSTLQHNLEEDTKYISSKVTSDISNTLKSPMKKTFAFRKSYENGNIISRADAINYLKSLNKENDIAFAAYCGFEPNAFDGKDSFYKNTKDHDGTGRFIPYIFRDGDKLFSEPLKNMDDPIQGEFYQKPKTTLQTSITSPYIYKVGKTDMFIVSIMEPILRNGKFIGIAGIDISLTTIKSYLDSLKFSDGEGKITLISDNHLVLYDGFTHLSEGLDFRSAADPYFYDRIKNKNTNIYEFNDYFHVAVPISIIEKNDPWFARISVPKSQIQSTLNSIIFVTIGLGILGVTLSILSIYFSFQRLVDRRIQSINSSTTKVASGDLRHLIQIDQMDELGSIMVTLNQMIEHLRKLILIAQKSSGKISETTEKIQTTITELTDLAQNQAASSEEASATVEELNASSETIHSNVLSAVENTETIHQSLGDIQNLMKKILEKVNTFGEISVRANQNAEEGRSMAKETSLAIREIQEKSKTITAFSNVISDIAKRTGLLALNAAIEAARAGESGKGFAVVAEEITKLASQSAESVSQINTLSQEALDSIERGNQQVERLVEVLKKITDEVSLIFISSNEIGPLIEDQSSRTESIYTEVVEITEQVKSIQLSTEEQQRATNELANMTINISNGSQVLSDQSSSMAENAERLEQVINTLDELLKTFRIEKEV
- a CDS encoding VOC family protein codes for the protein MIHHIAIGTTNPSHLAAFYLKIPGSILIKEHFYEFGSIRSVWIQFGSILLMLEDGKRESPKNLVFALETSKEAEWKEFLESITIVSRTDFTLYFQDPDGNGLGVSTYPEKLPSSLEMS
- a CDS encoding TIGR04454 family lipoprotein translates to MKKSLILALALGLFLANCKSKVYTQEECESALASTFTQIEEEAKKNPAAAPVLAGLQQGKQKMIDQCMEGKFDPNCLKNAPGIAGIMGCVKK
- a CDS encoding DMT family transporter; the protein is MKENTNVEWKGVAFVLTGALLFSAKAVVVKLTYRYEISAIGSLFFRMLFAFPFLLWMAWSAEKETDKPSLTKKDYWNVLLMGVVGYYLASLFDFVGLKFISAGLERIILFIYPTLVVILSFLFLKKKIHIREIFSLILTYTGVSLAFGQDVQLGSPKDVSLGAFFILLSALTYAIYLMGSGSIIPKLGAKRFTAWALIISSIVVFLHFLIFGSYKELIQPISFYLLAFFMGTVNTVVPAVLVSEGIKRVGSKTAAIVGSIGPMSTLFLAYWLLDEPITILHSIGTLFVLTGVFWISTGKKPKEVSV
- a CDS encoding Lsa36 family surface (lipo)protein — translated: MKFRIVFLSTVLVTLFAQTELSAQFTCEGSACSFLPSQLTETGNATLKKFEKGYLDEVLKTNLEAGFLANVGASNIGTGTVRRIQIGVSASAAGYKKDDIQIQDDLIKYPKLPNVGGAVIPSFHLDINPGWLFGTDDGSFLRRFGIFLHGMNVAVTQDQLQAASNNKNYEGRIAVRSYGGMLRYQLVEKEGFLMNLITWNGINVGVGHHVMEQNMSLSYLEGKAAQIEFQGVKGKWGGDTNFLFNTKVQTTNVDLRTGIGLFWVANLIVGGGYSWNSGHNSASLSRRGPFIISANQSLPLELPREYQAVLDQQLLAQNPNATLGFRASGESNTKRGIGYGIVGLELDLFMLKVIAEGLYGGKDLYSANLGLKLSF
- a CDS encoding methyl-accepting chemotaxis protein, encoding MNLYKRYTRSFIMASQVFSLGVVVPIGIALILFYVDLSSTQIKTFLGATVIAALITLLLPSLIFPKKLKFIKEGLLELESQSEKNPETYTKVWDTIARMPVIGATVGASQWALAIPIVLIPVLSLSETSKSDGFYIICSLILTALLNIIISFVFLEKASHIVLDDDIFQSELNDRITPYYRNLRNTVPVMFSFMVMVLSIFLLIYSFNVNAKALEKAFSNQLYNFNQSNEAGINVYFEAVENTLKDVASLTSVKQALETRNYKLAVPALEKAYGDTQLLLENAFIASFEEGIPIVASGLPGGASVGYKLVANPEVSENIKASKEGKSHVGVAVKSPFNGQIVIMITTPVKNTNGTVVGFVGMPFLVGKAMESFLKNVKIGSTGYSFLLDRESTMVYHPNPKYLMNSFKGSEFEKLALNAGETDSFRNPWEGSTFLLRRKVSTKYGIQFFSTIDLKEIEVESLSSLRGLTVISLIGSIVIALSIYMLFSARFHPMKTIGKVLQNVEVGDLRTKVKLESSDEFARLSRGLNATLKQIVEVVGSNQAFSEDLASSAEQMSASLNMLSSNAQTQAASAEEISASIEEISAAVQNVDAQAEDQFRKVDFLKSKMAELSSLIEATGKQVGKASQDVNQISEEAKLGQSSLDSMRNSISKISNSSEEIGSVIEIINNISEQINLLALNAAIEAARAGVYGRGFAVVADEIGKLAEKTAISINDIGELIQANEKEIESGRDTIETTISLIQRIIQGVSSFDDMTDTIEKSTKEQLIINQKVGEEVDKVNQISQAIRLSMEEQKNAIGEVAQAIFSINDLTQGTAAGLEEMTATANGIANLAETLKRKINFFKIS
- a CDS encoding ArsR/SmtB family transcription factor; translation: MTTETLPSFRSAAQILAATKAISDETRIRILHILSFGAFSVNEVVEILGMGQSRISRHLKILTEAGLVGSRREGSLVYSFLPDEEGFGFKFPLELTKLLLSYKEELPSREKDQKMVHQILEAREKKSKSFFDGVAESWEKLQEETLHPKLYRSWILQELPLCENIVDLGCGPGGLIPFLLNKAKHVTGVDNSSRMIENASIHFAKNPSVSLIQTPMEHLPLSSNSCDAVVASMVMHHISHPPTVLEEIVRVLKPGGVLCIVDLEKHNAEYMRDNFADLWLGFEPELFESWLSNAGFKVESIGEIQTESSFKILTIKATKE
- the ahcY gene encoding adenosylhomocysteinase, with amino-acid sequence MSTATETKSERLPYKVKDISLAEWGREEIILAEKEMPGLMALRKEFGTSKPLKGARICGSLHMTIQTAVLIETLAALGADIRWSSCNIFSTQDHAAAAIAKAGIPVFAWKGETEEEYWWCIEQTLFFDGGKGPNMILDDGHDLTHFIHEKYPQLLADIKGVSEETTTGVIALHKKLKAGTLKIPAINVNDSVTKSKFDNLYGCRESLADGIKRATDVMLAGKVALVCGYGDVGKGSAASLRNFGARVIVTEIDPICALQAVMEGYQVLRVEDVIENADIVVTATGNDDIISLEHMKAMKDGAILCNIGHFDTEIQMSRLNSEKGVTKKEIKPQVDKYTFPDGKSIIVLAEGRLVNLGCATGHPSFVMSSSFTNQVLAQIELYTTKYELGVYRLPKHLDEKVAALHLEQLGVRLTKLTQKQADYISVPLEGPYKPDHYRY